In Phycisphaerae bacterium RAS1, the genomic window GCATCCGCCGTGTATTCCATCCAAGCGTGGTAGAAGGCGCGACTGGATATCGGCCGCGTGCCGCAGTTCGGCACGACGGGCTCGCTCGACGCGCTCCAGCGACGCCGCCATTTGGTTGAACCCGCCAGCCAGCGTCCGCAATTCGTCGCTCCCTGACGACGAAACCCGGGTGCTCAGTTCGCCGCGGCCGACCGCGCCCACGCCGCGGACCAAGTGACCCAAGGGCCGCCTTACCCAGAAGAGCAGCGCGAGACCGTTGACAGCGAACAGCGCGAGCGCCAGCACGGCGAGACTGACAGCGCGGCTGGTCCATTGCGCCCGCAGAATCGACTCGACGAGTGCGAGCGATTGCGTCACGACGGCCCGCTCACCGAAGGAGCTCGTTAAGCCAACCGCAACGTACTTTCCCCCGGCATACGAGAACCCACCCGCCGACGCGTCAGCCGTTTCTACCATGCTTCGTTCCAGATCGGCATCCGAGCGCTCATGCGCGCGGGCGATCACGTTTCGGTCTCGGTCTAGCAGAACGATGTGGTGCCCCGGCGACGCCTCGGTGTGCATTTCGCGGCAGAACATGTCCACGAAGTGTTGGAACTCCGCCACATCCTCGAAATGCGTTCGCGCGGCCAAGAGCACGCCGGCTTGCTCGCGGAGACGTTCCCGCTCGATCCTGAGATGAAGGTCGCGCTCACGCTGTGCGTCGACGACGCCGAACACCGTCAGGATGAGAACCACGATGCCGTTCACGAGCCATGCAAGCCGAAACGTGAGCGTTCCATGCCATGTCGTTCGTGCGCCGGCGCCATCAGAAGCGGGCATATATCACCGTGCTGGGTTAGTCGGGTTTCGGCCTGCGACGCCGTTCCACTTGTTAGACGCCGTGTGGCGCTCGCCGCTTCCGGGTCGGCCGGACATTCCCATCCGGTCGGGAAGAAAGACGCTCTCCAGCGCATCCAACTGTCAGACCGTGACGCGATCGACGCGACTCGGACGTCCGGGTCGCCGAGAGCACTGGCGCGTCAGGCAGCGAGACCGGAGCGGAGATCATCCATGTCCCGAGGCGCGACAATCCGAGAACAGCGAACAAGAACCGTGATCACGTGCGAAGCACCCGATGCCGCGCAAGTCCTGTTGGCGGGCAGCTTTAACGACTGGAAGCCCGAAGCGACGCCGATGAAGCGTCGGGCCAACGGCCAGTGGGAAGCAGCGCTGGAGCTGCCGCCGGGCCACTACGAGTACAAGTTCGTGGCCGACGGCACATGGTGCTGCGAACCCGGGCAGCGGGACGAGGGATGCGCATGCGTGCGCGAGGGCTACACACCGAACGAGTGCGGAACACTGAACCGCGTTCTCGACGTGCGGTGAGCGTTGTATTCTGCTGGCGGGTATGACGCGGTGCGCGGCGAACGAGGAGCGCCTCCATGGGCGAGTGGGACGATCTGGATCGACAACTCGGCGAGCGCGTTGCCGCAGCTGAGGCAAAACAGCGGGAACATCAGGATCATATCCGCCAGCGCATGGAGGAGATTGAGCGCCGGCAGGGCCAAGTAAGCACGGTAGCCCAACACCTGTGCTCGGCGATTATCCGGCCGCGCGTCGAACGTCTCGCGCAGCACTTCGAGAACTCTGAAGTTGTAGATTCCGCGCAGGCCGGAGTCGGCCGTTGCGTGTGCCGCTTCTCGCACACGGAGCGCTTTCCGGCCACGGTAACACTGGAACTGTTCGTCTGTTCTGACGACCAGATGAGCAACGCGCTCGTCTGTTACAAGCTCGAAATCCGGCCGGTGTTCATCCAGTTCGAGGGCCGCGATCAGCTCGCTGTTCCACTCGATGCAGTGGACGACGCACGCATCGCGCTGTGGATCAATCAGAAACTGATCACGTTTGTGGACACCTATCTGCGCCTCCTGGAGGTGGAGCAGTATCAGACTGAAAACGTCGTCGTGGACCCCGTGTGCGGAATGCGCATCAACAAGAACACCGCCGCAGGCGAGGCAGAGTACCGCGGTCACAAGTTCTAATTCTGCATAAACGAATGTCGCGAGAAATTCCTGAAGGAACCAGAGCGCTGGATATCAGAGCGGTTGAACGAGTGCTTCACCGGTGAGTCCCCGGATCGTTGAAGGATTAACGCTGGCCACGACGCGGCTGTGGGAGTTCGATCATGTCGAATGAAGGAACCGGAGCCCGACCGGCTGGAAAACCGTCGGTACTTAGGCGGGTTTGGTTGTTCATCGAGATTCTAAACGTCCGGCTTCGATTCATCTTCCTGATGGTCATCGTGGGGTTCGTGGTCGGCTACTGGGAGAACATCACCAATTACTACGACCGCTGGCGGCGCCCGGCGCAGGCGGCCGACATGGTCGCCGCCCAGGACATCGAGTTCTACTGCCCGATGCACCCCAACATCATTCGCGCTGAGCCGGGCAACTGCCCGATCTGCGGAATGCCACTGGCGAAGCGCGCCAAGAGCGGGAAAGCGGAGCTGCCGGAGGGCGTGCTCGCACGACAACATCTCACGCCGCAGAAAGTGCAGATTGGCCGTATCGCGACGTCGCCGGTGGAGTACCGCTTGCTCAGCCGCGAGGTGCGCACGGTGGGCATCGTTGAGTACGACGAGACGCGGCGCAAGTTCATCGCCGCTCGGATCAAGGGCCGTATCGACAAGTTGTTCGTCAACTACGTCGGCCAGCACGTCGAGGCGGGCGACCCGCTGGTGTGGATTTACAGCCCGGAACTACTAACGGCACAGCAGGAACTCCTGACTGCGGCGACTCGACTCAACGAGATTTCAGGAGGGGATCAGTTCGCGGCGCGGACCAGTCAGTCGCTGCTCGAAGCCTCGAAGCAGAAGTTGCTGCTTTGGGGTATCACGCCTGAGCAAATCGAGACGATTCTGAAGCGTGGCACGACGGAAAACCACCTGACGATTTTCTCGCCGATCACGGGCTTCGTCACCGAGAAGAAAGTGCTTGAAGGCCATTATGTGGACGAAGGTGGCGACCTCTACACCGTCGCTGACCTGAGCAATGTCTGGATGCAGGCGAAGATTTTCGAAGATGAAAGTGGCGGCATCCACGTCGGCACGGCGGTCGAAGTCACCAGTACCGCCGATCCCGGGGAGGTGTTCGCTGGGCGGATCACGTTCATCGCCTACCAGGTCGATCCGGCCACGCGGACGGTCTCGGCCCGTGTCGAAATCGCCAATCCAGACCTGAAGCTCAAACCGGGAATGTATGCACATGCGACCATTCGAGTGTCCGTCGGCCAGGTCTCCGAAATCGAGCCGCCTTCGGCTTCTGCACCCGCCACGGCTGAATCGGTACGCGAGGCCCACGCCGAAACGGGCGAACTGATTCGTGCGTACCTCGCGCTTTCGGCGGCGTACGTTGCTGACAAGGCCGATCCGACTGCGCTCGCTGAGTTGGAAACAACAGCGAACGAGCTCGCAAAGCACGCGCACGGCACGATCGCGTCACAGGCGAAAGCAATCGCAGAAGAAGCGGCCAAGCTCAAGGGCAAGGATCTGGCGGCGCAGCGCGGGCTCTTCAAGTCCGTAAACGCCAAGGTCATCGAGCTGCTTCGCGGCCAGCCGCCGGCCGGCCAAACGCTCTACGTGGCGTACTGCCCGATGGTCGAGGCCGAGTGGGTCCAGAATTCGGAAGGCATCGCCAACCCATACATGGGGAGCGAAATGCCCAAGTGCGGCGTGCTCAGGGGAACGATCGCCGCGAAGACGGTTCAGGAGCGGGAACAGTACGTGATGGGCTACTACTGTCCGATTTCGCCCGACCATCTGTTCGAGAAGCCCGAGCTGTGTCCGATCGACAAGTTCCCGCTCAGATTCGTTCGCGCCGAAAAGATGCTGGCGGTTCCCGCGTCAGCGGTGATCAACACCGGTACGCGGAAGATCGTCTACCGCGAGAGTGAGCCGGGAACGTTCGACATGGTGGAGGTGAAGCTGGGCAAGCGCACTGGCGAATTCTATCCGGTGATCTCGGGGATCAACGCCAGCGATCGGGTCGCAACCGCCGGCGCCTTCCTGGTCGATGCGGAAAACCGGCTGAATCCGGCGGCCAGCGCCCAGTTCTTCGGCGCCAGCGGCGGTCCGCAGCAAGACGGCGGCCAAAACCACTGAACGAAGCGCCGGCAATCGAAGCCGCCAGCCGCGGCCCGGTGGTCGTGGCATCCTCGAACTGAGAAACTTCCATGATTCCGCGCATCATCGAATTCTGCATCCGCAATCGCTTCATCGTGATCCTGCTCACGGCCGCCGTGGCGGTCTGGGGCGTGTATTGCGTGATGAAGACGCCGATCGACGCGATCCCCGACCTGTCTGAAAACCAGGTGATCGTCTTTACCGACTGGATGGGGCGTAGCCCGCAGGAAATTGACGACCAGATTACGTACCCGCTGTCGGTCAATTTACAGGGCTTGGCGGGCGTGAAGTCGATCCGCTCGGCGAGCGAGTTCAACTTCTCGATGATCAACATCATCTTTGACGAGCACACCGACTTCTACTTCGCCCGCACGCGCGTGCTGGAGCGGCTGAATATCGCGAGCACGATTTTGCCGCCGGGCGTCGTCCCATACCTGGCGCCGGACGCAACCGCGCTCGGTCAGATCTTCTGGTACACCGTCGAAGGCGACGGCTACAGCGTCGATGAGCTGCGCGCCATCCAGGACTGGTACGTTCGCTACCAGCTTTACGTGCCGGGCGTCGCGCAAGTCTCCAGCGTCGGCGGGTTCGTGCGTGAGTACCAGATCGACTTGGACCCAGACAAGCTGCGCGCCTATGACCTCTCGCTCGGCTCTGTGTTCAACGCCGTGGCCCGCAGCAACATCGCCGTGGGCGGGAAGGTCTACTTCGAAACCAACGCGGAATACCTGATCCGTGGCGTCGGTTGGCTGCGCGGCACGGACGACCTCGAAAAAGTCATCGTTGCGGAGCGAAACGGCGTCCCGATCTACGTCCGCAACGTCGCATCCGTTCAACTCGGCCCGGAATATCGCCGCAGCATGCTCGAAAAGAATGGCGGTGAGGCCGTCGGCGGCGTGGTCATGATGCGGTTCGCTGAGAACCCGCTGACGGTCACCAAGGCGATCAAGCAGCGCATCGAACAGCTTCAGCCCGGTCTGCCGAAGGGCGTGCGGATCGTGCCCTTCTACGATCGCACACGCCTAATCGAGGGCGCGATACATACGCTCGTCGGAACGCTCAAAGAAGAAATCATCATTGCCAGCATCGCGATCCTGCTGATCCTGACGCACGTCCGCAGCGCCATCGTTGTTTGCAGCACTCTCCCGCTCGCGGTGCTGATCTCGTTCATCCTGATGTACTACCTGGGCATCCCCAGCAACATCATGTCGCTCTCGGGCATCGCGATTTCAATCGGAATCCTGGTCGACGCCGCCGTCGTCATGGTCGAGAACGCCACGCATGAGCTGACACGTCAATACGGCAAGGAGAAAGTGCGCGGCGATACGACCGAGGTCGTGGTCAAGGCCTGCCGGCTGGTTGGCAAGCCGATCTTCTTCGCCGTCATGATCATGCTGATCTCCTTCCTGCCGGTGTTCTCGCTCGGCGGGCAGGAAGGCAAGATGTTTCACCCGCTGGCGTTCACCAAGTCGTTCGCAATGGTCGGGGTGGCGATTCTGGCGATCACGTTCGTCCCGGCCATCATCCCAATCCTCATCAGAGGCCGTCTACGCAGCGAGGAAGAGAATTGGATCGTCCGCAGCTTCATCCACATTTACAAGCCCGTCCTGACGTGGCTCATGCGCGTCCCGGCCGCCGGCATCTGGTTCGTCGGCTTCCTGTTTCTCATCGGCGCTGGCTTTGTCGGCAGCGACTTTCTGTTTCTGATCGTCCTGGCGCTGGCGTTGTTCTTCGGCACCGTGTTCTTCCGCCGCATTCCCAGCAAGGCGGTTGCGTTCTCGCTCCTGGCGGCGACGGCGCTGTGGTCGTGGAACTTCCCCAAGCTGGGGCGCGAGTTCATGCCGCCGCTGGATGAGGGCAGCATCCTGGACATGCCGGTGACGGTTCCGCGCGTGTCCGTCGCGCAGGCGGGCGACGACATCCGCGTCCGCGACGCCATCATGGGCGCCTTCCCCGAGGTGGACCAGGTCGTCGGAAAGGTCGGCCGCGCCGACACGCCCACCGATCCGTCCGGGATCGACATGGTCGAAACCGTCGTCACGCTTCGGCCGAAGGAGTGGTGGCCCAAGCGGAAGATCCAGTTCTCCGATGCACTGGCGGAAGCCAAGGAACTGCTCTCCGCGATGCAGTCGGCCGGGTTCGTGCGAACCGATTTGAAGCCCGACGAAGCCGACGGGCTGGTTAATGGTGCCACGATGGACGCAACGGTCGCATTTGATCGCACCATGCGCGACTTGGCGCTCCGGCGACAGAAGGAATATGAGCCGGTTCTGGCCAAGACGCTGGTCGCAGCCACGCTAAACGACCTGCTCACGCATCTTCGAAGCAAGCACGAGTTGCGTCGCGACCCGACCGCGGCAGAGACGGATCAACTGGCCGAGCAGCTCGTCAAAGACCACGGCTTGTTGCTCGTCCAGGTGCCTCGGCGTGAAGAAATGAGTAGTCTGCTCTCCGCCGCGATCGATCACCTCGCCGCGCTCGGCGTAGTCGAAAAGAAACCGGACCTACTCCTGCTCCCGCAATCTTCGTGGTTGACGATCAAGGACGCGGTGACGACCGCGCTGGGCGCTGAGAAGGAATCGCTCATTGGGCAGCTTTTTGAGCGCTTCGACGCGCGGCTCAGTGATGAGTGGGTCAAGCGCGTCAAGGTATTGAACTGGGAGCTGGAGGACCACGCCGGCGGAAGCATGGTTTGGGTGCTGCTCGACGCACTTCGCAAGCACGCGGCCGAAAGCGGAGCGGAGGTCAAAGCGCCGAGCGACGATGATCTGCGCCCCATCCGCGAGCAGAGCGAAAAGGCATTCGCAAAGAGCATCTTCTTGTGGCACAAGCTGAAGTCCGACCTGATCAAGGAAATGGACAGCGAGCTCCAGATGCCCGGATGGGGCAACATCTGGACGCAGCCCATCATCAACCGTGTC contains:
- the cusB_1 gene encoding Cation efflux system protein CusB precursor, translating into MSNEGTGARPAGKPSVLRRVWLFIEILNVRLRFIFLMVIVGFVVGYWENITNYYDRWRRPAQAADMVAAQDIEFYCPMHPNIIRAEPGNCPICGMPLAKRAKSGKAELPEGVLARQHLTPQKVQIGRIATSPVEYRLLSREVRTVGIVEYDETRRKFIAARIKGRIDKLFVNYVGQHVEAGDPLVWIYSPELLTAQQELLTAATRLNEISGGDQFAARTSQSLLEASKQKLLLWGITPEQIETILKRGTTENHLTIFSPITGFVTEKKVLEGHYVDEGGDLYTVADLSNVWMQAKIFEDESGGIHVGTAVEVTSTADPGEVFAGRITFIAYQVDPATRTVSARVEIANPDLKLKPGMYAHATIRVSVGQVSEIEPPSASAPATAESVREAHAETGELIRAYLALSAAYVADKADPTALAELETTANELAKHAHGTIASQAKAIAEEAAKLKGKDLAAQRGLFKSVNAKVIELLRGQPPAGQTLYVAYCPMVEAEWVQNSEGIANPYMGSEMPKCGVLRGTIAAKTVQEREQYVMGYYCPISPDHLFEKPELCPIDKFPLRFVRAEKMLAVPASAVINTGTRKIVYRESEPGTFDMVEVKLGKRTGEFYPVISGINASDRVATAGAFLVDAENRLNPAASAQFFGASGGPQQDGGQNH
- the cusA_1 gene encoding Cation efflux system protein CusA, which codes for MIPRIIEFCIRNRFIVILLTAAVAVWGVYCVMKTPIDAIPDLSENQVIVFTDWMGRSPQEIDDQITYPLSVNLQGLAGVKSIRSASEFNFSMINIIFDEHTDFYFARTRVLERLNIASTILPPGVVPYLAPDATALGQIFWYTVEGDGYSVDELRAIQDWYVRYQLYVPGVAQVSSVGGFVREYQIDLDPDKLRAYDLSLGSVFNAVARSNIAVGGKVYFETNAEYLIRGVGWLRGTDDLEKVIVAERNGVPIYVRNVASVQLGPEYRRSMLEKNGGEAVGGVVMMRFAENPLTVTKAIKQRIEQLQPGLPKGVRIVPFYDRTRLIEGAIHTLVGTLKEEIIIASIAILLILTHVRSAIVVCSTLPLAVLISFILMYYLGIPSNIMSLSGIAISIGILVDAAVVMVENATHELTRQYGKEKVRGDTTEVVVKACRLVGKPIFFAVMIMLISFLPVFSLGGQEGKMFHPLAFTKSFAMVGVAILAITFVPAIIPILIRGRLRSEEENWIVRSFIHIYKPVLTWLMRVPAAGIWFVGFLFLIGAGFVGSDFLFLIVLALALFFGTVFFRRIPSKAVAFSLLAATALWSWNFPKLGREFMPPLDEGSILDMPVTVPRVSVAQAGDDIRVRDAIMGAFPEVDQVVGKVGRADTPTDPSGIDMVETVVTLRPKEWWPKRKIQFSDALAEAKELLSAMQSAGFVRTDLKPDEADGLVNGATMDATVAFDRTMRDLALRRQKEYEPVLAKTLVAATLNDLLTHLRSKHELRRDPTAAETDQLAEQLVKDHGLLLVQVPRREEMSSLLSAAIDHLAALGVVEKKPDLLLLPQSSWLTIKDAVTTALGAEKESLIGQLFERFDARLSDEWVKRVKVLNWELEDHAGGSMVWVLLDALRKHAAESGAEVKAPSDDDLRPIREQSEKAFAKSIFLWHKLKSDLIKEMDSELQMPGWGNIWTQPIINRVDMLATGVRTMIGVKVFGPRQEDTTDEVIEDGVKKLVMREPGIQGIANQIAGVMRGIRGAVDVFPDQIVGRSYLQIDINREKAARYGVNVSEIQEAIEVAMGGKTITVTVEGRRRFPVRVRYARDFWQTEDALRRILVTGRRGVAPAQSGDAAMASAAPGMGTDGGEMAGGETYQIPITEVADIKVVEGPSVIKSENGMLRAYVQLNVRDRDIVGFVEEAQQAVGETVKLPAGFFIEWSGQFEHQIRAKKTLQVVFPMVILLIFVILFMTFNDVRDALLIILAVPGALVGGVIFQSLFGFNFSVAVWVGYIACFGMATQTGIVMLVYLHDAINTRGGLSKIASLTELRDAIITGAVHRLRPKLMTEGVAIVGLMPMLWATGVGAEVMRPMVAPVIGGLLVADEVIDLLLPVIFNWYQSRRWLRLHGHSASNPTMPGVGVV
- a CDS encoding glycogen branching enzyme, whose translation is MSRGATIREQRTRTVITCEAPDAAQVLLAGSFNDWKPEATPMKRRANGQWEAALELPPGHYEYKFVADGTWCCEPGQRDEGCACVREGYTPNECGTLNRVLDVR
- the rsbU_1 gene encoding Phosphoserine phosphatase RsbU is translated as MPASDGAGARTTWHGTLTFRLAWLVNGIVVLILTVFGVVDAQRERDLHLRIERERLREQAGVLLAARTHFEDVAEFQHFVDMFCREMHTEASPGHHIVLLDRDRNVIARAHERSDADLERSMVETADASAGGFSYAGGKYVAVGLTSSFGERAVVTQSLALVESILRAQWTSRAVSLAVLALALFAVNGLALLFWVRRPLGHLVRGVGAVGRGELSTRVSSSGSDELRTLAGGFNQMAASLERVERARRAELRHAADIQSRLLPRLDGIHGGCEIAALFRPADSVGGDLYDVIELPDGSLLLALLDVSGHGVAAALHTALLRTVLHYEARAGKSVGDILCTMNDELVQVVAGTGEFATCVLVRLDTDSGTGEWADAGHDPPVIVWAHGRVESLEGGGLPLGVVPGAAYDAHPISLDRDARLVLYTDGAHEAANARGELFGRQRLFESLASGSPPTPAETLQSALSEIEQFTGNRVFGDDVTLLCLALRRA